Sequence from the Ochrobactrum vermis genome:
ACGGGAAACTGGTCGATATCGTGGAGCAGGGCTTCGATGCCGGTGTGCGGCTGGGAGAAGCGGTGCCACAAGACATGATCGGCGTCCGTGTCAGCGAAGAGCTGCGCTTCCTCGCGGTCGTTGCTCCTGCCTATGTACGCGATTTCGGTCGTCCTCTGATTCCAGATGATTTGCGCAATCACCGCTGTATCCGCCAGCGTTTGCCGAGCGGCAAACGGTATCGCTGGGAATTTGAGAAACATGGCCAGGAAGTGACGATCGATGTTCCCGGCACGCTGACGCTCGACGACAATGATCTGATGATCGGGGCAGCTGCCGCGGGACTGGGTATTGCCTATGTGCCGGAGAACCTTGCACATGATTTGCTGGTCGCCGGTGACCTCGTGACGGTGCTTGAAGACTGGTGCCCTCCGTTTTCTCCTCTGATGCTCTATTATCCCGGTCGCCGACATGTGCCGTCAGCCCT
This genomic interval carries:
- a CDS encoding LysR family transcriptional regulator: MKPTLADLEAFATVATERSFRRAADLLGVSRSALSHRMKKLEAQLDIRLLHRTTRSVSPTEAGTKLLQRVYPTLRELDMALDTLADQRGGPSGTLRINASKGAARILLSHVVPTFLTRYPEVELDLVSDGKLVDIVEQGFDAGVRLGEAVPQDMIGVRVSEELRFLAVVAPAYVRDFGRPLIPDDLRNHRCIRQRLPSGKRYRWEFEKHGQEVTIDVPGTLTLDDNDLMIGAAAAGLGIAYVPENLAHDLLVAGDLVTVLEDWCPPFSPLMLYYPGRRHVPSALRAFIDILRTPDIRARLSATSS